In one window of uncultured Acetobacteroides sp. DNA:
- a CDS encoding DUF6591 domain-containing protein: MKKITFVALVFSAVLLATSCGSKETKGSTDSTTTTELTGKETTTETASSENWDDVLNSYEEYIDQYIKLMKKANTGDMSAVSEYPAMMDKANELGEKLQNASTTLTSEQMSRFAKLQTKLTNAATEMMK, translated from the coding sequence ATGAAAAAAATTACGTTCGTAGCATTGGTATTTTCTGCAGTGCTTTTGGCAACATCATGTGGAAGTAAGGAAACAAAAGGAAGTACCGATTCCACCACAACTACAGAATTGACAGGAAAAGAAACAACTACTGAAACAGCGAGCAGTGAAAATTGGGATGATGTCCTCAACAGCTATGAAGAGTATATCGACCAGTACATTAAGTTGATGAAAAAGGCAAATACGGGTGACATGTCCGCAGTTTCTGAATATCCAGCCATGATGGATAAGGCCAACGAGCTTGGCGAAAAGCTGCAGAATGCAAGCACAACGTTGACCTCAGAGCAGATGAGCAGGTTTGCTAAGCTTCAAACGAAGCTGACCAATGCAGCTACAGAAATGATGAAGTAG
- a CDS encoding helix-turn-helix transcriptional regulator, with translation MKTKIEQHVIDAVKKKRLEQNISQATLAFCLNVSKGFIGDVESPKMRAKYNLNHINELAKFFNCSPREFLPESFFDEDAL, from the coding sequence TTGAAAACTAAGATAGAGCAACACGTTATTGATGCAGTAAAAAAGAAGCGCTTGGAGCAGAATATCTCACAGGCTACGCTTGCTTTCTGCTTAAACGTTTCAAAAGGGTTTATCGGAGACGTAGAGAGCCCTAAGATGCGCGCCAAGTACAACCTCAACCATATCAACGAGCTGGCAAAATTCTTCAACTGTTCCCCTAGAGAATTCCTTCCTGAGAGTTTTTTTGATGAAGATGCTCTTTAG
- a CDS encoding site-specific integrase, translating to MFSYSKDGITVSSMLDPRKLNSRNEYPIKIRVNYKRQREYYSTGRSISKDEWEKLPQSKTTSAKKLKEEIESSFSLVRKNVEYMVERGEFSFDLLNLRLGRGTGDTVNTAIRAKIEELKSDGRISTMKLFVNTLLLIERFGGANIQFSSITVNWLKLCEQEWLKTKKYSTIGMHFRNLRIVMNDARRAGVVKESQYPFGRGKFEIKTGEAHKKALTKNQIKAIFEYNTTNEATMKYKDLWIMCYLCNGINIADLIKLRFSDIINGEICFVRQKTARTTKSRKEIRIIVTDEIQRIIDRWGNAPSKDNYLFSFLKGKESPIERKSILEDVIVRINKRMKLIGEELGIGKITTYTARHSYATILKRSGANIAYISESLGHTDLKTTESYLASFEREERIKNAALLTQFSL from the coding sequence ATGTTTTCGTATTCGAAAGACGGCATTACCGTCTCCTCTATGCTTGATCCTCGAAAGTTAAATTCTAGAAATGAGTACCCTATCAAGATCAGAGTAAACTATAAGCGCCAGCGCGAGTACTACTCTACCGGAAGAAGCATCTCCAAAGATGAATGGGAGAAGCTACCGCAAAGCAAAACGACATCAGCTAAAAAATTGAAAGAAGAAATTGAGAGCAGCTTTTCTCTTGTACGTAAGAATGTAGAGTATATGGTGGAAAGAGGCGAGTTTTCCTTTGATCTCTTAAATCTTAGGCTTGGTCGTGGAACAGGCGATACGGTAAATACAGCCATTCGAGCTAAGATTGAGGAACTCAAATCAGATGGACGCATCAGCACGATGAAGCTGTTCGTTAATACGTTGCTGCTAATAGAACGATTTGGTGGTGCTAATATTCAGTTTAGTTCTATTACAGTGAATTGGTTAAAGCTATGCGAGCAGGAATGGCTTAAAACCAAGAAGTATAGCACGATTGGCATGCATTTTAGAAACCTTCGAATAGTAATGAACGATGCACGTAGGGCTGGAGTAGTAAAAGAGTCTCAGTACCCGTTTGGACGGGGCAAGTTTGAAATCAAGACAGGGGAAGCACACAAGAAGGCCCTTACCAAAAACCAGATAAAGGCGATTTTTGAGTATAACACTACAAATGAAGCCACCATGAAGTACAAAGACTTGTGGATTATGTGCTACCTCTGTAACGGTATCAATATTGCAGATCTAATCAAGCTTCGATTTTCGGACATCATTAATGGCGAGATATGCTTCGTGCGACAAAAGACAGCTCGAACCACCAAGAGTAGAAAAGAGATAAGAATTATAGTTACCGATGAAATTCAGAGGATTATTGATAGGTGGGGCAATGCTCCTAGTAAGGATAATTACCTTTTTTCTTTTCTTAAAGGGAAGGAATCACCTATTGAAAGAAAGTCAATTCTTGAGGATGTAATTGTTCGTATCAACAAGCGCATGAAGCTTATAGGTGAAGAGCTCGGCATTGGTAAGATTACCACCTACACAGCTCGCCACAGCTATGCTACCATTCTAAAGCGTTCAGGAGCCAATATCGCCTACATCAGCGAATCGTTGGGCCATACAGACCTTAAAACGACAGAATCTTATCTAGCCAGCTTTGAGCGGGAAGAGCGCATTAAAAACGCGGCACTTTTAACCCAATTCTCCTTGTAA
- a CDS encoding helix-turn-helix domain-containing protein: MHFEELIKARREALQVTQETLAELSGVGLRTLKQLESGKGNPTLLTLQKIADVLGLELYLKLKDVTRNK; this comes from the coding sequence ATGCACTTTGAAGAGTTGATAAAAGCGCGAAGAGAAGCGCTGCAGGTGACTCAGGAAACCTTAGCAGAGCTATCTGGCGTGGGGTTAAGGACGCTTAAGCAGCTTGAAAGCGGGAAAGGAAACCCGACGCTGCTAACACTACAGAAAATAGCCGATGTGCTAGGCTTGGAATTGTACCTAAAGCTTAAAGATGTAACTCGTAATAAATGA
- a CDS encoding HipA N-terminal domain-containing protein, with protein MRQARILYKDEEAGILTQHDDGSFTFRYDTRWIADSSKPAISLTLPKTEQEYHSKFLFPFFYNMLPEGSNKQVVCKHNRIDQDDYFGLLMTTAKSDSIGAVRVIKIENA; from the coding sequence ATGAGACAAGCAAGAATTCTATACAAAGATGAAGAAGCTGGCATCCTGACACAGCATGATGATGGCTCATTCACATTTCGTTATGATACTCGTTGGATAGCAGATAGCAGCAAGCCTGCTATTAGCTTGACTTTACCTAAAACGGAGCAAGAATACCATTCAAAATTTTTGTTCCCGTTTTTCTACAACATGCTTCCTGAAGGTTCCAACAAGCAGGTGGTATGCAAGCATAACAGAATAGATCAGGATGACTATTTCGGACTGCTGATGACCACTGCAAAGAGCGATAGTATTGGAGCCGTGAGAGTAATTAAAATTGAAAATGCATGA
- a CDS encoding HipA domain-containing protein, producing MSLPEINHCPGTLAEGFNTYSRTCLNRVFQGKKVHHVLPYDSPTSNPETGELFEENQKRMSISGVQEKFSVLLEKNKLRLINEGERGTYILKPIPRVGKKPDQMPANEHLTMQIARQVYGIETAENALIFFKDGTPAYITKRFDVKEDGVKLAQDDFASLAGRTPQTHGEHYKYLGNYLELFQLMEAHLPAYKLEALKLLKVLIFNYLFSNGDAHFKNFSLLETPMGDYRLSPAYDLLNSRIHIDDRDFALEDGLLPRNLAQGKVSKQFAILAEKAGVNEKIFNDLMTLMVSKSDLVEKMVSASFLNETTKRNYWQSYQGRLNQLLKI from the coding sequence ATGAGCCTACCTGAAATAAACCATTGCCCAGGCACATTAGCCGAAGGCTTCAACACCTATAGCAGGACTTGCTTAAACAGAGTATTTCAGGGTAAAAAGGTGCATCATGTGCTACCATACGACTCACCAACATCTAATCCTGAAACAGGTGAACTCTTTGAAGAGAACCAAAAGCGAATGTCCATTTCTGGAGTACAGGAGAAATTCTCCGTATTGCTTGAGAAAAATAAGCTGCGGCTTATCAATGAAGGTGAGCGCGGAACCTATATTTTAAAGCCAATCCCAAGGGTAGGTAAAAAGCCTGACCAAATGCCCGCTAACGAGCATTTAACCATGCAAATAGCCCGACAGGTATATGGCATAGAAACAGCTGAAAATGCCTTGATTTTCTTTAAGGATGGTACTCCAGCGTACATTACCAAGCGATTTGATGTAAAAGAAGATGGAGTTAAGTTGGCGCAAGACGATTTTGCATCATTGGCAGGAAGAACACCACAAACACATGGGGAACATTACAAGTATTTAGGGAACTATTTGGAGCTATTCCAGCTGATGGAAGCACATCTACCTGCTTACAAGTTGGAAGCACTAAAGCTGCTAAAAGTGTTGATTTTTAACTACCTGTTTTCAAATGGCGATGCTCACTTTAAGAACTTCTCACTGTTGGAGACTCCAATGGGAGATTATCGCCTTAGCCCTGCTTACGACCTGCTAAATAGCCGGATTCATATAGATGATCGAGATTTTGCTCTTGAAGATGGCCTGCTGCCAAGGAACTTGGCTCAAGGGAAAGTTAGCAAGCAGTTCGCCATACTTGCAGAGAAGGCAGGTGTCAACGAAAAGATATTTAATGATTTGATGACGTTAATGGTTTCAAAATCTGATTTGGTTGAAAAAATGGTGAGCGCTTCTTTCCTGAATGAAACTACAAAAAGGAACTATTGGCAGTCGTATCAGGGACGTTTAAATCAGTTGTTGAAGATTTAA
- a CDS encoding ATP-binding protein, with protein sequence MRFTYNPRVIKQLGTELITSDSVALTELIKNSYDAKASQVNIFFLDDIKNICEKDLVVPIHERIIAEISKIGGNLILIEDNGIGMDEYRLQKGFFEIGSDIKETEQRQANGADLTVILGNKGIGRLSAQRLSPILFVETTAEQCDLIKLVKVNWVELEKDANAEAQNWDIEKSSKKTYTRLWLLGLPDQPLNFSKFFHKVEEQSKDLFGTPYGPKLHYYKTNEDVLSKLNFLYSPFEVENNPISLKIKYNSTRIKTDFNKDNLTIAESLHKFKIQKSKTGELILSVELDIRPWFIQRIHHSQVGDGLFQDYKKDPSFYRQLQHKYRERYNTSLKDIILISSYLEKRIKRESSKISSDDLEKQVATNISSIEQVSPIEGEIYSFKRDRRMLELAYNSAKDNGYISNESQLHDIKAFLEAYNGVKLYRNGFRIANLGDKSSDWLKLQQKRTTGQQFYRFELGNALGYVKINDPKQEYISETSSREDITDRPNKKTLSDLLDYIFNECFYYLTRNAVGITKDILDEEGLIPRNQSQDIERESNSAKELLVAAEKNLSAFSEAFKIIRENKDLDSEIKINTVKNLLDSVDGLAQTLGGSLQNSFKALRSADTILTIAHQEKKRIEVETYNNYKLMANGLVTEVITHELHSLIQNDHSVDYEEKINLVKKYLFEQNNPTLYKDNLFPVKQHLEQVSHKMSELQQFYNFLEKTFVYSGKTDDFEQQNLKSFLVLFEERNKIRLDKYKIDIDITEADQIFSIPRGAFMHMFYNLFDNSIYWIGERQSKAIYDKSFQHPDKDKITIRVKDGNSLQYFDSGIGVLDKYQYTLFQPLVSGKENGRGMGMYIVRKFLESFDAKIELLNDRNKYGNRYIFEVTFNSNVE encoded by the coding sequence ATGAGATTTACATATAACCCTAGAGTTATTAAACAATTAGGCACTGAACTAATTACGTCAGATAGTGTCGCTCTAACTGAATTGATCAAAAATTCTTATGACGCAAAAGCATCTCAAGTCAACATATTTTTCCTTGATGATATTAAAAATATTTGTGAAAAAGATCTTGTTGTTCCTATTCACGAAAGGATTATTGCTGAAATCTCTAAAATAGGAGGAAATCTTATTTTAATTGAGGATAATGGCATCGGAATGGATGAGTATCGTCTTCAAAAAGGCTTTTTTGAAATAGGATCAGATATAAAAGAAACAGAACAGAGGCAAGCAAATGGGGCAGATTTAACCGTAATTTTAGGAAACAAAGGAATAGGTCGTTTATCTGCTCAAAGACTTAGTCCGATCTTGTTTGTAGAAACAACTGCTGAACAATGCGATTTAATCAAATTGGTAAAAGTCAATTGGGTAGAATTAGAAAAAGATGCGAACGCTGAAGCTCAGAATTGGGATATAGAAAAAAGTTCTAAAAAAACGTATACGAGACTATGGCTATTGGGATTACCCGATCAACCATTGAATTTTTCTAAGTTTTTTCATAAAGTAGAAGAACAGTCCAAAGATTTATTTGGAACGCCATATGGCCCTAAATTACATTATTACAAGACAAACGAGGATGTTTTGTCGAAGTTAAATTTCTTGTACTCTCCGTTTGAAGTAGAGAATAACCCTATCTCTTTAAAAATTAAATATAATTCCACTCGCATAAAAACGGACTTCAACAAGGATAATTTAACAATTGCGGAATCTCTTCATAAATTCAAAATACAGAAAAGTAAAACAGGAGAACTTATTTTATCAGTAGAATTAGACATAAGACCTTGGTTTATTCAAAGAATACATCATAGCCAAGTTGGTGATGGTCTTTTTCAAGACTACAAAAAAGATCCTTCATTCTATCGCCAGTTACAGCATAAGTATAGAGAACGGTACAATACGAGTTTAAAGGATATAATACTGATAAGTTCATATTTAGAAAAGAGAATAAAAAGAGAATCAAGTAAGATATCAAGTGATGATTTAGAAAAACAAGTGGCTACTAATATTTCTAGCATAGAACAAGTATCGCCAATTGAAGGAGAAATATATTCTTTTAAAAGAGATAGAAGAATGCTAGAGTTGGCATATAATTCAGCCAAAGACAATGGATATATTAGTAATGAAAGTCAACTTCATGATATTAAGGCTTTTTTAGAAGCTTATAATGGTGTTAAACTATACAGAAATGGATTTAGAATAGCAAATCTTGGAGATAAAAGCAGTGATTGGTTAAAGTTACAGCAAAAAAGAACAACAGGTCAGCAATTCTATAGATTTGAATTAGGAAATGCTTTGGGGTATGTTAAAATCAATGACCCCAAGCAGGAGTATATTTCCGAAACAAGTTCACGAGAAGATATTACAGATAGACCAAATAAAAAGACCTTATCTGATTTGTTAGATTATATTTTTAATGAATGCTTTTATTATCTGACTAGAAATGCTGTAGGAATAACTAAAGATATTTTGGATGAAGAAGGGCTTATTCCTAGAAATCAAAGTCAAGATATTGAGAGAGAATCAAATTCTGCGAAAGAATTACTAGTTGCTGCGGAAAAAAATCTAAGTGCGTTTTCTGAAGCATTCAAAATAATTCGAGAAAATAAAGATTTAGATTCTGAGATTAAGATTAATACAGTAAAAAATCTATTGGACTCGGTAGATGGTTTAGCTCAAACACTGGGAGGTAGCCTGCAAAATAGTTTCAAGGCTTTAAGATCAGCAGACACAATATTAACTATTGCTCATCAAGAAAAGAAGCGTATAGAAGTTGAGACTTATAACAATTATAAATTGATGGCTAATGGATTGGTTACTGAAGTTATTACGCATGAACTTCATTCGCTTATTCAAAATGACCATTCGGTTGATTACGAAGAGAAGATAAACCTCGTTAAGAAATATCTATTTGAACAAAACAATCCAACTCTTTACAAAGATAATTTATTCCCTGTTAAGCAACATTTAGAGCAGGTATCGCACAAAATGTCTGAATTACAACAATTCTATAATTTTTTAGAAAAAACTTTTGTTTATAGTGGTAAGACAGATGATTTCGAACAACAAAATTTGAAATCGTTCTTAGTGCTATTTGAAGAACGTAATAAAATTAGATTGGATAAATATAAAATTGATATTGATATTACTGAAGCGGATCAGATTTTTTCTATTCCACGTGGTGCATTCATGCATATGTTTTATAATCTTTTTGATAATTCTATTTATTGGATCGGAGAAAGGCAAAGCAAAGCAATATATGACAAATCATTTCAACATCCTGATAAAGACAAAATCACTATACGAGTAAAGGATGGTAATTCATTACAGTATTTTGACTCTGGTATCGGTGTATTAGATAAATATCAATATACATTATTTCAGCCTCTAGTGTCAGGAAAAGAGAATGGAAGAGGTATGGGAATGTATATTGTACGCAAATTTTTGGAATCATTTGATGCTAAAATTGAATTACTTAATGATAGAAATAAATATGGTAATCGCTATATTTTTGAAGTAACTTTTAATTCTAATGTTGAATAA
- a CDS encoding DNA cytosine methyltransferase — protein MKNKIFKILSIFTGGGFLDIGFINNGFQIEEAVEIDQSFIYGHNKGFESYFATSNNYYIKNNLISNTLINRPIDASDDLEINKLGKKHHNICGIIGGPPCQDYSTGGKNAGVTGNRGKLIFSYCRIVDSVKPDFIVFENVTGLVSTKVHKEEGFDILVNKLKDLGYEIWYDVLNSLEYGLPQDRPRVVLVGFRREIVTDLTNAGYILEKDNLKLKTECLDNVVFRWPTVLYQHPKKLKWPTRNTFRNELSKGNLCLDLEIYDSMTVTSAFCGLSEQTPNQNEFFKPKSNKFDTIEEGDTNRKSFKRLHRYRYSPTVAYGNNEVHLHPTEARRLSVREALRLQTVPDNYILPKDMTLTSKFKLISNGVPTKKAELIAKEIRRTLLLWSQL, from the coding sequence ATGAAAAATAAAATTTTTAAAATATTATCTATATTTACAGGTGGAGGATTCTTAGATATTGGATTTATAAACAATGGTTTCCAAATTGAAGAGGCTGTTGAAATAGATCAATCTTTTATCTATGGACATAATAAGGGTTTTGAAAGTTATTTTGCGACTTCAAATAACTATTACATCAAGAATAATCTAATATCTAATACTTTGATAAATCGGCCTATAGATGCATCTGATGACCTAGAGATTAATAAATTAGGTAAAAAACATCATAATATTTGCGGTATTATTGGAGGCCCACCATGTCAAGATTATTCAACGGGAGGGAAAAATGCCGGAGTAACAGGTAACAGAGGTAAACTTATTTTTAGTTATTGTAGAATTGTTGATAGTGTTAAACCTGATTTTATAGTATTTGAAAATGTTACAGGTCTTGTAAGTACAAAGGTTCACAAAGAAGAGGGATTTGATATATTAGTAAATAAACTTAAGGATCTAGGCTATGAGATTTGGTATGATGTACTTAATTCACTTGAATATGGATTACCACAAGATAGACCTCGTGTTGTTCTTGTTGGTTTTAGGCGTGAAATAGTAACAGATTTAACAAATGCTGGTTATATTCTCGAAAAGGATAATCTTAAATTAAAAACTGAATGCTTAGATAATGTTGTATTTAGATGGCCAACTGTATTATATCAACACCCCAAGAAACTCAAATGGCCCACTAGAAATACTTTTCGGAATGAATTATCTAAAGGTAACCTATGTTTAGATTTAGAAATTTATGATTCAATGACGGTTACCAGTGCATTTTGTGGCCTATCAGAGCAAACTCCAAACCAGAATGAGTTTTTTAAACCTAAATCTAATAAATTTGATACGATTGAAGAAGGTGATACTAATAGGAAGTCATTTAAACGATTGCATCGGTATAGGTATAGTCCAACAGTAGCATATGGAAATAATGAAGTGCATTTGCATCCAACTGAGGCAAGGCGTTTAAGTGTTAGAGAAGCCCTTCGTTTACAGACAGTTCCAGATAATTATATTTTGCCCAAAGACATGACTTTAACTTCTAAGTTTAAACTAATAAGTAATGGTGTACCTACTAAAAAAGCAGAACTTATTGCAAAAGAGATAAGAAGAACTTTATTATTATGGAGTCAACTTTAA
- a CDS encoding ABC transporter ATP-binding protein, translating into MKNIFKIFRFMIPYRGRIVAFVILSILLAIFSVASITAVLPFLQILFKQSPVVANAVPWALNSEAILHNVKYFISQYIVTHGEIATLSVLSVCVALLFLFKNLFEYLTSFVMIPLRNGVVMDIRMTLYRKVLELPLGYYSNERKGDILSKMTNDVNEIEVSVVRSLELLFKDPLLLIAYLTTLIIISPQLSLFVLGMIFVTVFILGRIGRSLRKTSYKAQNSLGDILSAIEETLSGLRVVKGFTAEKHMTKKFKELNDRYRKLCNHASWRRDLASPLSEFLGVSVVVAVLMYGGRLVLQPHPTLTAAALITYLAAFSQLLNPAKRFSQSYYNIIKGMASADRIDAILSAENPIKDTPTSQPISEFKSKIEFRNVSFKYIDDWVLRNVSFTVEKGKTVALVGQSGSGKSTIVDLLPRFWDIQEGEILVDGVNVKNYKLRELRSLMGIVNQEPILFNDTYYNNIAFSVEGATADDVEAAAKVANAHEFVSTSPDGYQTVVGDRGSKMSGGQRQRVSIARAVLANPPILILDEATSALDTESEKIVQSALDNLMQNRTSIVIAHRLSTIKNADEILVINEGEIAERGTHDELLANKGIYHKLHTMQQ; encoded by the coding sequence ATGAAGAATATTTTTAAGATTTTCCGATTCATGATTCCCTATAGGGGGCGAATCGTTGCTTTCGTTATTTTATCCATTCTGCTTGCAATATTTTCGGTTGCCTCGATTACAGCAGTGCTTCCTTTCCTTCAGATTTTGTTTAAGCAGTCGCCGGTAGTTGCCAACGCTGTGCCTTGGGCGCTGAATTCGGAGGCTATTCTTCATAACGTAAAATATTTTATCAGCCAGTATATTGTTACGCATGGTGAGATTGCGACACTAAGCGTGCTTAGCGTTTGTGTTGCGCTCTTATTCCTGTTTAAGAATTTGTTCGAATACCTTACCAGTTTTGTGATGATTCCACTTCGCAACGGCGTGGTAATGGACATTCGTATGACGCTATACCGTAAGGTTCTCGAGCTGCCTTTGGGGTACTACAGCAACGAGCGCAAGGGGGATATTCTCTCGAAGATGACCAACGATGTCAACGAAATTGAGGTTTCGGTGGTTCGCTCGCTGGAACTGCTCTTTAAAGATCCGTTACTGCTGATTGCGTATCTGACAACGCTTATCATAATCAGCCCGCAGCTTTCGCTGTTCGTGCTGGGGATGATCTTCGTCACCGTATTCATACTGGGGCGTATTGGTCGTTCGCTTCGTAAAACGTCGTACAAGGCGCAAAACAGTTTGGGTGATATTCTTTCGGCCATAGAGGAGACCCTTAGCGGGCTGCGAGTGGTAAAGGGCTTTACCGCAGAGAAGCATATGACCAAAAAGTTTAAGGAGCTAAACGATAGGTACCGTAAGTTATGCAACCATGCTTCGTGGCGCCGCGATTTGGCTTCGCCGCTAAGCGAGTTTCTTGGCGTGAGCGTTGTGGTTGCCGTGCTGATGTACGGTGGACGCTTGGTTTTGCAGCCTCACCCAACCCTTACCGCTGCTGCGCTGATCACCTACTTGGCTGCCTTCTCGCAGCTGCTCAATCCGGCAAAGCGCTTTTCGCAATCGTACTACAACATCATAAAAGGTATGGCTTCTGCCGACCGCATTGATGCCATTCTTTCGGCTGAGAATCCGATTAAGGATACGCCGACCTCTCAGCCAATATCCGAATTTAAGAGCAAGATTGAGTTCCGCAACGTTAGCTTTAAGTACATCGACGATTGGGTGCTCCGCAACGTTAGCTTTACCGTAGAGAAGGGGAAAACTGTTGCGCTGGTAGGCCAATCGGGCTCGGGAAAATCGACCATTGTAGACCTTTTGCCCCGCTTCTGGGACATTCAGGAGGGCGAAATTCTGGTGGATGGCGTCAACGTGAAGAACTATAAGCTTCGCGAGCTGCGCTCGCTGATGGGCATTGTTAACCAGGAGCCAATTTTGTTTAACGATACCTACTACAACAATATCGCGTTTAGCGTAGAGGGTGCAACCGCCGATGACGTGGAAGCTGCTGCGAAGGTGGCCAATGCGCACGAGTTTGTTTCGACATCGCCCGATGGCTACCAAACGGTGGTAGGCGATAGGGGTAGCAAGATGTCGGGGGGGCAGCGTCAGCGCGTATCCATTGCGCGTGCAGTGCTGGCCAATCCGCCCATCCTCATCCTCGACGAGGCTACATCGGCTTTGGATACCGAGAGCGAGAAGATCGTTCAATCGGCTTTGGACAACCTGATGCAGAATAGAACTTCCATCGTTATTGCCCACCGCCTGTCGACAATCAAGAATGCCGACGAGATCCTTGTGATAAACGAGGGCGAGATTGCCGAAAGGGGAACGCACGACGAGCTGCTGGCCAATAAAGGAATTTACCATAAACTGCATACCATGCAGCAGTAA
- the purB gene encoding adenylosuccinate lyase encodes MELQKLTAISPIDGRYRGQVDELGDYFSEFALIRYRLKVEVEYFIALCEIPLPQLADVDKAVYSKLRDIYTNFTIEEAQKIKDIEKVTNHDVKAVEYFLKEKMEALKLTKYLEFIHFGLTSQDVNNTATPLLLRDAIGEIYYPLLDEVVEQLELLTREWAEVPLLARTHGQPASPTKLGKEIMVFVERIQKQVDLLQEIPVSAKFGGATGNFNAHHVAYPEINWVDFGNDFVNNVLGLTRSQYTTQIEHYDNLAAIFDTLKRINNILIDLSRDFWMYISMDYFKQKVKEGEVGSSAMPHKVNPIDYENAEGNLGIANALYEHLAAKLPISRLQRDLTDSTVLRNIGVPMGHTVIAFKSILKGLGKVYLNHEAINNDLEENWAVVAEAIQTILRREGYPKPYEALKELTRGKSGITKAAIREFVGTLKVSDAVKEEILKITPQNYTGLF; translated from the coding sequence ATGGAATTACAGAAGCTAACAGCCATTTCTCCTATCGATGGAAGGTACAGAGGACAAGTTGATGAACTTGGAGATTACTTCTCCGAATTTGCACTAATCCGTTATCGCTTAAAAGTTGAAGTTGAGTATTTTATTGCACTATGCGAGATTCCTCTCCCTCAACTTGCGGATGTTGACAAAGCCGTTTACTCGAAGCTTCGCGATATCTACACAAACTTTACCATAGAGGAAGCTCAAAAGATAAAGGATATAGAGAAGGTTACCAACCACGATGTGAAAGCTGTAGAGTACTTCCTTAAGGAAAAGATGGAGGCGCTTAAACTTACCAAATATCTTGAGTTTATCCATTTTGGCTTAACCTCGCAGGATGTAAACAATACTGCAACTCCGCTTTTACTTCGCGATGCAATAGGCGAAATCTACTACCCCCTTTTGGATGAAGTAGTGGAGCAGCTCGAACTGCTTACCCGCGAGTGGGCAGAGGTTCCTCTTTTGGCTCGTACTCACGGTCAACCAGCATCGCCAACCAAGTTGGGGAAGGAGATTATGGTGTTTGTGGAACGTATTCAAAAGCAGGTTGATTTGCTTCAGGAAATTCCAGTAAGTGCTAAGTTTGGCGGTGCTACTGGAAACTTCAACGCGCATCATGTTGCCTATCCTGAAATCAATTGGGTTGATTTTGGTAACGACTTTGTAAATAATGTACTTGGGCTTACCCGTTCGCAGTACACCACCCAAATTGAGCACTACGACAACCTTGCCGCTATTTTCGATACGCTTAAGCGCATAAACAACATCCTTATTGACCTGTCGCGCGACTTCTGGATGTACATCTCGATGGACTACTTCAAGCAAAAGGTGAAAGAGGGCGAGGTTGGCTCGTCGGCTATGCCACATAAGGTAAATCCTATTGACTACGAGAATGCCGAAGGTAACTTGGGTATTGCCAACGCGCTATACGAGCATCTTGCGGCTAAACTTCCTATTTCACGCCTGCAACGCGATCTAACAGATTCTACCGTACTTCGTAACATAGGTGTTCCGATGGGGCATACCGTTATTGCATTTAAGTCGATTCTTAAGGGATTGGGCAAGGTTTACCTTAACCACGAGGCAATAAACAATGATCTTGAGGAGAATTGGGCAGTAGTTGCAGAGGCTATTCAAACCATTCTTCGCCGTGAGGGATATCCTAAGCCCTACGAGGCGTTAAAGGAGCTAACTCGTGGTAAGTCGGGCATAACAAAGGCTGCGATTCGCGAGTTTGTGGGTACGCTTAAGGTTAGCGATGCGGTTAAGGAGGAGATTCTTAAGATTACCCCCCAAAACTACACGGGATTATTCTAG